The Silene latifolia isolate original U9 population chromosome X, ASM4854445v1, whole genome shotgun sequence genome contains the following window.
tgaggaacttaaagcacaattaaaaatatacaaacaagtaagaacttaatcacaaaacatCGTCCCCGGCAACAACTCCATTTTGATGAGTGTGTCGTTGTccgctctcaaacacatttataatctcaacaaataactagttagtggttaagttgaggtcgatccacgggacggtgtgctttggattctaagtcaatctatctcaatttatgctaaagTGACAATTTGTTGGGGTTTGAAGTTGttgagtctaaactaatgaaagcaataatgtaaaacaagcaataaattaaaagatgtaaacaaatgataaacaatactagggtgtcatgggtttatagggattcatggtggtgatcatacaaacatgtttacatagtgcaagcaaattattgttgtagtggactcgagttagtttatgtcttacaattcatAGGAggatttgggtcccagagccgagtcggtcaggactgtacaacacctacaagtcgacttactttcttcctattcacttctatgcatggtctaacaatatatgagttagtttatatcttacaagtcttgtttttttttttggtgaaaggttagAAAATTCTCATTAAGATCATAAACAAGCTATTACAAACTATCCATTTTGGATACAATTCTAAGGCTAAGTAAAAGGCAGCTAATAAGTTACTGTCTTAAACTAGGCCCTATCACTACTCCGTAACATGCCACTCTAAAAATCGACATTTAAGTAAGCACTGAATCTGCTGAAAAACATGTTCAGGTCGTTGAACAACCCCTTCAATTCTAGCCTTATTCCTCTGATGCCAGATAGTGTAGTACAAGGCTTGAATCCAAACAATAGTAACCTGCTTCTTAATTTTTGCCCATGGTTTAGTCTGCATCCAGACTAAGAGGTTAGCTATAGGCAGACCAATATTCAATTTCAGACTAAGCAAGGCAACAAGCTTTCTGGTATAACAACACTGAGTGAACAGATGCTGATGGTTTTCAGGTGCTGAGCCACAGAGAAAGCAAATATCATCAGGAATGATTCCCAACAGGAAAAGCTTATCTTTCAGCTGCAAAGCTTCACGAGCAATTAGCCAACTTATAAAAGAGTGCTTTGAAATGCACCAGGAATTCCAAATCATTTTATTCCAAGTAACAGTAGGAAATTTTTGTCTGATCCACTGGTAACCACTACTAACTGAGTAACCAGAAGGACATGGCAGCCACAGTCCAGTAGAGGAAAAACCAGCTATGAACTTGTCCTTAACCTTACAAATAGTCTTCCAGGTCCAAGAAGCATCATGTTTAGGTTTATAAAGAGACTAGGGAACATCTTTCATATAAATGTGGTGTACCCACTGTACCCACATGCTATCCTGATTAGAATAAATCCACCAGGAGAGCTTACAGATTGAAGCAAGATTCCAGGCAACGCTATGCCTAATACCAAGTCCACCTTCATCTTTTGGAACACACACCTTTTCCCAGCTAACAAGAGGGGATCTAACATACTCAGTTGACCCATCCCATAAGTAGTTTATGCAAAGGGCATCAATTCTCCTTAACACTCCCTTTGGCAGAATGAAAATAGAAGCCCAGTATGTATATAGAGTGGTAAGAACAGAATTCACCAAGGTTAATCTACCAGCATAAGATAATTTCTTGGTAGCATAACCATGGATTCTTTCAGTAATCTTCTTAATAAGGCAAGAGCAGTTCTTTACGGTGAGCCTACCAGCAGTAATAGGCACCCCCAAATACTTAAATGGCAAGGCTCCTTCAGAGAAACCAGAGATCAGCATGATATCACTTTTGACACTAGAAGCAACCCCATTAAAATAGATGTTAGACTTCAGAGAGTTCATTTGAAGACCAGTGGCTACAGAGAAGGTTGCAAAAGCTCTAAGAAGAATCATAATGGAAGTAGTATCCCCCTTTGAGAAGAGAAGTAGGTCGTCAGCAAACAAGAGGTGGGATAACTTGAGCTGGCTACACAGAGGGTGAAACTTGAAAGGCATAGTAGCAGTAACATGAGCCAAAATCCTACTTAGGTATTCCATGGTAATAGTAAAAAGGAGAGGGGAGataggatccccttgcctcaacCCTTTTGCCCCTTTAAAATACCCAAAATTCTCTCCATTAAGCACCAAAGAGTAAGAAGCAGTTCTTACACAACTCATAACCAGATGAATAAATTTAGTAGGGAAGTTGAAGGCAATAAGCATTTGTTCCACAAAATCCCAATGCACTGAATCATAGGCTTTTTTGAGGTCAATTTTCATCAAACATCTAGGGAAAACAGCCTTCCTATTATAGAGTCTCACAAGATCCTGGCAAATGAGAATGTTTTCAGCAATACTCCTCCTCTTAACAAACCCTCCTTGATTCTTACTGACAATAGAAGGCAAAACAGAGGAGAGTCTAGTGCACAGAATTTTAGAAATGACTTTATATAAGACATTGGAACAGGAAATAGGACGAAACTGTGTGACATTTTGAGGATTGTCAATTTTTGGAATCAAAGTAATGAAGGTATGGTTGATCTGTTGAAGCGTCTTACCAGACTGAAAAAAATCCAAAATGGCATCACACACCTCATCACCAACAACAGACAAAGAATCTTTAAAGAAGGCACTAGAGAAACCATCAGGCCCAGGGGCCTTATGAGTTGGAATAGAAAAAAATGCCTCCTTAATTTCCTTCTTAGTGACAGGGACCAGTAGAATAGAGTGATGCTTAGAGTTACAAATAGGACCTTGCTGAACCACAGAGGCACAAACAGGGGTAGTATGCCCAGCAGTCCCAAGTAAAGTTTCATAATACTTCAAAAAAGCAGACTGTATATGGGATCCATCAGAATGCACATGGCCATTAGTATCCTCAATGaggaaaattttatttttaacaCTTCTTGCTCTAAGGAGACTATGAAAATACCTAGTGTTGTTGTCCCCTTGATTAACCCAGGTGGCTtttgatttttgagtaaaaaagCTGTCACAGGCAGCTTGCAACTCTCTGTAAACACCAGCAGCTTCCTTCTCCTTAACTAAAAGGGTAGGATCACCAGGGGCAGTCCTCAATTGATCTTGGATGTTATCTAATATCTTCCATGCATGAACTGCACTATTCTCAATATCATCAAATAAGTCTTTGTTTAAATCTTTCAGAGGTCTCTTGAGACTCTTCAATTTCATAACAACTTTAAACATTTTAGTCCCTTGCCAAGACTGATTCCAATGGTGAGTAATGCAAGGCTTGAATTCAGGCACTTGGCTCCATATATTGAAATATTTAAAACTCCTTCTCCCCTTCATAGAGGCAGCAGGCTCTTGGATAATACAAGGAGTGTGATCAAAAATGCCTTCATTGTAAAAATGAGCATATGCATTAGGTCTATGGTGAATCTAGTGATTATTAACAAGAACCCTATCTAGTCTGGAATAAACTCTAGTCTGTGGTTCCTGCTTGTTATTCCAGGTATAATAGGATCCAGCAGCTGGGCTATCTATCATCTGACAATAATCTAAACATTCCTGAAAGTCCTTCATCTCCTCATCAGATGAAGACCCACCAAGTCTCTCAGAGGATTTTAGTACACAGTTGAAGTCACCACAAAGAATCCAAGGATCATGAATAGAATCAGCAAAAGAACAAAGGTCATGCCATAAACTTTTCCTATCAGTGGTATCATTATAGGCATAAACCATGGTGCAAAAAAACTTGAAATTGGAGCTAATTTCGAACCAAAGATATGAATAGACTGGGCACTATAATGGACAAAATGCACATAAAAGAGAGAGGGATTCCATAGTACCCACACTCTGCCCCCAGAATGATAAGAAGAATTAGTGGAGAGAGACCAACCATCACACACTTTTCCTAACAGAGTTTAGAGACAAAGGCTTTATctttgtctcaaggagaccaaacCCACCATATGAGAATGTAAAAACCATTTAACTTGCTTTTGCTTAGATGAGCTATTTAGTCCCCTCACGTTCCAGAATCCAATGTTATGCATTACTCCCGGGGGGAGTAATGCACTACCACTTGTACCCACACCAACTCTTGGAGGATCATTAACAAGTACACTTCCAACACCAGATTTTTTGGCAGCATTATTAAGAGCATGCTGGAACGTGTACTGACATAAATGAGTAGTAGCTTTGCCAGCACGTATTATATCTTGCCTGCTAAGAGTAGTGACTGGTTTGGCAGGAGGCTGGCCATACTTACCATCCTTGGACCAAGAGACCTGCAATTTATGCTGGATTTCCTTAGGGGTTTTGGAAACCACAGGAGTATCAGATACACTCACAGCAGAGGTCACAAGGATAGGTTGAGGTACATTCACAGTTTTCTGCTTGGGGACCCATTTCTGAGTGGTAGGAACAGGCTTAGAAGCCATTTTCTGCTTTGGTTTCCTGCAGGAAAGACTGTCATGACCTACCTCTCCACATTCAGTGCATAAAATGGGTTTCCATTCACTTTCTACATCAATCTTAACCTCTTGAGAAAATTCATCTAAGAAAAGCACAGAGGCAGGGAGTTTGTTGCTAAAGGGAACCTCAATCAACACCCGAGCAAACCCTAACCTAGTCTTTTCCATAGTTGACACATCACTCCGAATATACTTCCCAACTAGTCCTGCAATTCTAGGTAGACAtttaccccaaaatttaagacgCAAATCCCACAACTTGATCCACACAGGCACATTCTTAACATTATCCTTTGTTAACTCAATATTAGCAGTCCAATTCCTAACAATCGGGGGCTTATTATCAAACAGGAAGTGCCCCTGTTTGAGAACGGCCTCCTTACTCTGCTCATTCAGAAAACGGACGAGAAAAATGCCATTAGGAAGAAAGGATACCTTATCAATTGAAAAATTCACCCAAATCCTTCGAATGAAACCCTCCACCACTTCCGGAGGAGGATTTGCACCCAAGATGAACAGTATACTGAAGGTTTCCAAAAATTGAGCTCATCACGCACATCCTCAACTGTAAACTGCAGCATCTCTTTTGGTTCTTCAGGAATAGAGGCTAACGTTTTCCTCTTTTTGCCCTGGGTAACCCACTCTTCCCCATTCTCATCAACTTCAACTATTTCCAAGTCAAAAGGAGCCAAACCCACGATTTCATTGACGTTCTTCTCTTTATTAACCTCCGATGGCGAAGGCCCTGTCTTTTTTTGGTTGTTATTTGGTAAAGGAGAtgaagtttttggattttttgttgCAGAATTTGTTTTGGACGAGGATGATCTCGCCATTATTGTCATGACGGCAGCACAGAAAGCAAGTAATGAATGACCTAATTTTTAGAGCTTTTTCTGTCTTCTTTCTCTCTCATCTTTTTGTCGACATcattacaagtcttgttgaatagataagatatatatatatatatatatatatatatatatatatatatatatatatatatatatatatatatatatatatatatgcaaggtttcatagtcaagcattttatcaagcataacatgtgcataggttaacactacaataagcaagcaatcttatgataacatattagattaagtataaatctacccccatgttatagttcccttaatcccccattaaccctagctaggagactactcactcatgctcatggtaaacatgctagtaagggtgtcaatcatattaacaaggttaaacatgatgaaagagtgaagaaataagcaaagagtaaagagtaaagagattatacaaatattaagatgaacaaatggaaagcaaagaataatagaagagaacttgattgactcataaagagttgtcaattctccaataataacccaataatcatcaattacccaataataaatcttgaacaataattgaggaaatattaaagtgtaatttgtgaaatgattaagattaatctattctaatctgctcctaatctaatctaagggagaattgcctccactaagagggcttaatctcctctaaatacaagatgggtatatatagtaataaaaggattaggttaactatgGGCTTAAATGACGTTTAGACCTCTTAAAAGAagattagagccttgcaagtctcAGGAAGAGCCCCACGTTTTCCCATTTGAATGGCAGGGGGAGTCGTTCGACCTATGCACGGGACGCTCAGATTGTTCTCTGAGTCGCCCGACTTGGGCTCGAGCCGCTCGAATTTTGACTCAGCGTTGCTTCTCTTTCTTTGACTACCtaaagatccgtggggatcattgaggggtcgtggggatccttagtcattgcccaattacatgttttattgacttaggcctttattattggtctcctctttgatgcttggtcgttatatgctatcaatttagccccgcttcactccatctagtcaagttagtgctcttttcctacaaaggacaccaaacctcatataatatgcatagaaggaggctaaaaacaagaaacaaccctaataaatactaaaaagcataggaactaggctagttaggggactaaatgtgcgtaaataggagtcacatcactcatcaataccgagcgcaaacccaagttccttaatgtgcacatcccctttgtgacaggaaccacaaggggcgaatcaagggcaggaagccactcccgcaagtgactccactcagccgaggacgcacctcgcgaaccacagacaaacataACCAACCAACTATACATCAACAATTatcaattaccaattccaatacgatatagaaAACCAAcattaaacaaccatcaacaataaACCAATCATCTAATAcaatgtaaccaataactgagtaagGAAACCATACCTGGAAATGCAATCAACCATATCGTCTCAATCAGCGAGTCAGAAATGTTCCtctatgaaatcacctcctatcaatcatacaatcatacaatcaccatcaaCTATCAAaacactcccaaaacccccaaattacgcaattagggtttcaatcaaaatcaaagaaacaatataaaaactatactaagatcttacccacaacgcgacggtctcaacggcgtaaagaactctcGATTCTGACGACACAagccttaggatttgatagcaatgagagagggCAAAGCAACGTAACTTTGATTTTAACTTTGTGAAACTTATAATGgggtaaaagtgaaaagaaactgacgaaagatatttttatatcattctcacgttgctatcaaaacccggcaaagTAACCTgtaaaaaccaacttactcgatcgattaagtgacatactcgatcgagtggccctaatcgatcgagttgtccctactcgatcgagtacccatcagacagaacactgtctAGAATGACAACACACACTTAcgtgacagagtaagccctactcgatagagtacccaacaactcatAAATCTGGGGTATTACATGGTGACACAACTATAAGTCAATCATAGATATCGTGTGATATGGACAACAAAAGGCCAATAATATAATACATGTGAAGGAAAACTGTAGCCATTTACTTTAAAATTATTTTGACATACAAAGACGGGACGTGGCTATTAATGTCACAGGCGTAcctatggcttacatctcaccataaatACGACTAGGAACATCAATCCCGCCGATCATATAGTGGTtcggttaaaactcgtcgtcaaaagctaccaaccaaaacaataattataacttcacaaactactctaagtaaagaggtaagtaaaggtcggatcccaagggacgggtattgatgtaggattttcaattgcaagtggctatgtcttagggtgtcacaaattgggtttgagatgagatgtgttctaaactaatcaacaagatgtaagcaaagcaaataaaggggttgaaaacaattgattaaaagcactagggtgtcatgggttcataggggatacatggaaatagattatacaaacatgttctcgaaTAGATGCAagaacttattgttgtgatgggatcgagttagtgtatatcttacaatccctaggagaatttaggtcccggtgccgagtcgtctagactataCAACACCTATAATTCGACTTAGTCTCCCCCTATTCAActcttatgcatggtctaatgaggctcaagttggtttatgtcttacaagcctcattgaaaagataggagatggataaaaaatgcaaggattcataggctcgtatttcatcaaacataacatgtgcataggttgaaatcacaacaagcaagcaaattaattatgaaaatatattagattaagcatagatcaattcccatattttttcccctaattccccattaaccctagctaaagaactactcactcatgattaagtttagcatgctaataaggttgtcaatcatactaacaaagcaaaacatgatgaataaatgatgtgattaataataattaaacaagggtaaaaagaaattatacctatgaagatgatccaaataataaagcaaagaatactagaagtacttgatgattgattgaaggttgtcaatcctccaataaaccccaataatcttcaaattacccaaataaaactaagaacaattgggagaattaaggaaagattaagatgtaattaatattgaaatgtgtattacaactaaattacgAGATGATTAAAGCTGGATTAAGAGTTGATTGAAACTTAATTAAGAATGGATGATAATCTAGATAGTAcaaaaggggtatttatactaaaattaatcacacggattagggttactaagggcttaaatgactattaagaccctaagaaaagctTGAGCAAATACAACTCCCGAGGACAAGCGCGGATCATGcttgcaactcccaccaggatccgctTGTCCTCACCTGAAGCACGGGCTGTCCTGTAAGGAGATCCGCTCGGACTGGCAGTCGGGACGCTCAGATCGAGCTCTGgtacgctcggattctgctcaggGATGCTCAGATTGTTACTCTGATCAGTtcgtcctgagctcgggccgctcggatcgttGGACAGGATTCTTCTCTTGTTGGCTCCTTATCAATCCACGGGgattgtgttggggatgcaaggatcttttcatcattaccCATTTCACACTATTTATTTGCTTAAGCCTCTAGtatcggtctcctcttcgatgcttggtcattagatgcaattcatttagctccatttccctccataaatgcaagattagcgatcctctcctaccaaggacacaaaatctcaaagaatatgcaaaatgtgaaactaaagataagaaattaccctaatatatgctagaaagcatggggtagttttgaaaatgttcaaaagaaaatgcaaaaagttgaaaattgtcaagtattgaaatgtcaaacatcaaaagaaatggcaaaaataaaagtgttctcaaatgtcaaatgccacaagaaattggggggaaaaaacaacaacaaaagcaaactcccaaaatgaaactcaaatactattgatcccttttccatcgtatccacttttgtgcatggtagaggggggacgacccttcttcttgtctaggcaagaaggggaattccgcgatcctccagtgtttctaacactatagagagtctactcttgacaaaagcatttaacgattgaggacaaaggtaccctagcttgacacaatttggaggtgatttattggtatccttctaggcttagtagtttgaagaaaccgtatctatgatggaatgtgaaCCCTTAGATTGCTTTCCTTGTAgttaatttccgccacttagatgaggaaagtggctattcattttgtagatgcatccactaCTTGATTTTGGGtactttaatgtttggatgtgtcgccattttggcaagacctaccttgccttgcaagaaggcatcctacctcatggttgtcttgttgtgagttgaaggggcggagtgagacccgctaattgtctcatatcggctatattagtaggttagtttaaataagggtcctagttttgccacctctttactcgggatgagcaaaggtttggtttggggatatttgatatgaCTCATATTAGAGCATATtttgtccccgaattagccttgttcctatgctttttagtgtataattaggtcatttactatctttagtctttaattttgcatattctttgaagttttgatcccttggtaggaaaggagtaagaaccttgcattttcatggcaaaatggagctaaattaatCGAATCTAATGATCAAGCATcgaagtgaagacaagactagaaggcataTGTAAATAgtgaagtaaatgggcaatgatgagaagatccttgcatccccaacaagatccttgaggattgttggagaaagaaaagaagagaagctgactGGCTAACAATCCGGGCGTCGCAGTGCACGAGACGAGCGTCGTggcctgctacaatccgagcgtcccaaggccaatccgctcgtcctggcccCTCTTAATCCGAGCGTTGCCCTTACCAATCCACTCGGATTCCTCTCTAGTGCAGGCCGTCCCTCCCTCAAGCCGCTCGGGATAAGCATATTCTATGAAGACTAGCGAAACGGAGATGTGCATCTCcctcgagaggagcacttcctcaacttttcctaagggtcttaatcgtcatttaagcccttagtaaccctaatttatgtacctaatccttagtattaATACCCCATGGTACTAATTAGATTAACATATCCTTCATATGCTCTTTTTATGttctaatctcatcttaatcttgtaatcaactcttaattaagctttaatacaaatctcatttccttaatttctctattgttgatcatttattttgggtaattgaagattatttgggtattattgggagattgacaaccttccatcaatcatcaagtacttctattattctttgcttattgttttggaatcatctttaggtataattctctcttaatccttgttttaattattgttaatcatttccattcatttatcatgttttgccttgttaatatgattgacaaccttgttagcatgataaacttgataatgagggagtagtctcttaactagagataatgggtaattaggggaaaccaacatggaggatgattcatgtttaatctaatatgttcacataatttattttcttgcttgttgtgatctaaacttatgcacatgttattttTGTAGAAATGCgatcctatgaatccttgcatttattaccCATTACttagcttttcaatgagacttgtaagacataaaacaactcgagtctcattagaccaagcatatagttgagtagggaggattaagtcgacttgtaggtgttgtacaatctaatcgattcggctccgggacccaaaccttcctaggattgtaagctATAAACctactcgatcctatcacaataataattgcttgcttataatttgagaatatgtttgtatgatcaatttccatgtataccctatgaacccatgataccctagtgcttttaatcaattgtttacatctcatttaaatcatcttgcttgtttatttacattgttatttagtttagtgatctcttatctcaacctaaattgtgacacccttagacacgaccatttgcaatcgaaaatccaacattaatacccgtcccttgggatccgacctttacttacctctttactaatagtagagtagtttgtgaagttataaatattgttttggtttaggTAACTTTTAACGAcaagtaacaaaaccgacgaaccaaaaatggcgccgttgccgggacggtgttaacttgatttgattttcattgattgttcttagttgtgtctttctctagcttggggaagtaaaattcctcaaggtttattctaattgttttcaagttgtttgatattttgcatgtctagaagaccACAatgtaacttgttacccattgataacgaaattgaaagaactttgacaacaatagaagacttgctagaaatactttgagaggtattggtgagattgtggatattcaaccaaacaatattgagttcatcaacccttttgcaagggaaggagaggagaacccaacacaaaatcaaccacaaaatcaacccagaatgcctaaattttcatcacattccgtaccaaccgaggagaacctaccaaatggtactcccacaccacaacattagaccggtaatttcattgcaaaatccgcatttatccaattagtcgaaagaaaccaatttggggggatgcctagtgaagaccctcattctcacatggagactttttgtgactattgtgatgctatttcacaaaccggagtgactcaagaccaaattcgacgggtcttatttcctttttctttgattggtaccgcgaaacaatggttaaagagccttgataagggtAATCTTGGTATtaactcttggaagaaattggcacttgctttctacaaaaagttatACCCCTCGAAAAaaactaacatgctaagagcccaaatcacgggattcaaacaaagggacgaagaatctttgtatgaagcttgggagcgattcaaaggaacttgtcgctcatgtcctcatcatggacttagcgagtggttcttggtacaacaattttggaatggtctatgtAACActcgcgaatttcccattttgacaattataactaattaaaccgtttgattactttattttatatttttgtattattcaatttaattcattttatttcaaacacgatttttataaaagtaatatataaaagctcatttttataaaaatacgtattattaaattatattcttgagACATAAATATAAGAATagatgtatacatatttttggtcggacaataataatagtgatagtaataatattagtttccgtctcaagttaaaataaactcgagacattaatccgtctagctatagaccgtcacatttcactttgtacatGCTTTAATCCAGACCAACCAGAAATCGACAACACGCTCACCTACCCCCTTACACCCTACCTCTAAATATCTCCTTTATATATATTATtctaattaatttattattattattattattattattattattattattattattattattattattattattattattattattattattattattattattattaataatatatgttattataatatattattatttttaataccCATATTTGGTCCACCCGCAACCCCACTCCCCtcattttctttcttcttcttaatGCAACAAAACAGCAGCAACAAAAACGAAACAACAAAGCCGTACTCCATTTTTATGCGAGATTCAAACCCagatttcccttccatttctcaacaaaactccattatttt
Protein-coding sequences here:
- the LOC141619231 gene encoding uncharacterized protein LOC141619231, translated to MARSSSSKTNSATKNPKTSSPLPNNNQKKTGPSPSEVNKEKNVNEIVGLAPFDLEIVEVDENGEEWVTQGKKRKTLASIPEEPKEMLQFTVEDVRDELNFWKPSSKEAVLKQGHFLFDNKPPIVRNWTANIELTKDNVKNVPVWIKLWDLRLKFWGKCLPRIAGLVGKYIRSDVSTMEKTRLGFARVLIEVPFSNKLPASVLFLDEFSQEVKIDVESEWKPILCTECGEVGHDSLSCRKPKQKMASKPVPTTQKWVPKQKTVNVPQPILVTSAVSVSDTPVVSKTPKEIQHKLQVSWSKDGKYGQPPAKPVTTLSRQDIIRAGKATTHLCQYTFQHALNNAAKKSGVGSVLVNDPPRVGVGTSGSALLPPGVMHNIGFWNVRGLNSSSKQKQVKWKSLWHDLCSFADSIHDPWILCGDFNCVLKSSERLGGSSSDEEMKDFQECLDYCQMIDSPAAGSYYTWNNKQEPQTRVYSRLDRVLVNNH